A single genomic interval of bacterium harbors:
- a CDS encoding ATP-dependent Clp protease proteolytic subunit, with protein MENTKEELETLFNKELLEKRQLYLREVDSKSTLWILSSLTYLNAMSKNDPIELHITSTGGGARQGLDLCDKIRLSDAPVIGMVSGVANSIAAVVLQACHVRKIARNSIIGVHNASKDSTKLFMLDPDKENPYGIEDWEKIKESLAPGFEVQKEIIKIFSERTKREPIEIIHVLNKEKDFRSEEALEFGLVDEVI; from the coding sequence GTGGAAAACACAAAAGAAGAGCTTGAAACGTTATTCAACAAAGAGCTTCTCGAAAAACGGCAACTGTACTTGCGTGAGGTAGATAGCAAGTCCACATTATGGATCTTATCTTCTCTTACGTATTTAAATGCCATGAGTAAGAACGACCCAATCGAACTTCATATCACCAGTACTGGTGGAGGTGCTCGTCAAGGACTTGATCTTTGCGATAAGATAAGACTGTCGGATGCTCCCGTTATCGGCATGGTATCGGGAGTAGCTAATTCAATAGCGGCTGTCGTCCTTCAAGCATGTCATGTTCGGAAAATTGCACGTAACTCCATAATCGGTGTGCATAATGCTTCCAAAGATTCGACCAAGTTATTCATGCTTGATCCTGACAAAGAAAATCCGTATGGTATTGAAGATTGGGAAAAGATTAAAGAATCGCTTGCTCCAGGGTTCGAAGTACAAAAAGAAATTATAAAAATCTTTTCTGAACGAACAAAACGTGAACCCATTGAAATTATTCACGTACTAAATAAAGAAAAAGATTTTCGGTCAGAGGAAGCCCTTGAATTTGGTCTCGTGGATGAAGTAATCTAG
- the rnr gene encoding ribonuclease R has product MYKEAQNNPPHKDDKSSALEGIIGITPKGIGYVKIPDREEDIEVASLFLNTALHRDTVRVILHPQTPGERVQGEVVEILTRNKMEYVGVLERHQDFYFLVPQDMRMYVDIIVPASKALGAEHGEKVLVAITSWNDPKKSPEGEVIKVIGKPGDNNVEMEAIVLDTGLRPDFPEKALREAGAIKKNEETEFKRDIELRRDMRNVTTFTIDPVDAKDFDDALSYQKLPDGTIEIGIHIADVSHYLRPDTDLDIEAARRGNSIYLVDRTIPMLPEVLSNDLCSLNPNEDKLTFAAIFTFGKDTLEKGTPHITSEWFGKTIINSDKRFSYEEAQGVLDDGKGIFYDELLILNNLAKKLRKKREEDGALSFEHEEVRFELDATGKPLRVYKKIMQDTNKLVEEFMLLANKQVARRVHELGKKEEKLFVYRVHDEPDQEKISDLIEFLNKLGYNIKIKNKNVSSKDLNGILKMAEGRAEKDMIQTAAVRSMAKAIYSTKNIGHYGLAFEYYTHFTSPIRRYADVMVHRLLESYLAGKHPSQEELRRYQSLANYTSQTEQLATTAERTSIKYKQVEYMTERVGKTFDGVISGITQWGLYIEEKETKAEGMIRLRDMTDDFYEFDKKHFSMVGQKKKKRYRLGDAVKVKVKRASLDERQIDYVFV; this is encoded by the coding sequence ATGTATAAGGAAGCTCAAAATAACCCTCCCCATAAGGACGATAAATCCTCTGCACTTGAAGGAATCATTGGTATTACCCCTAAGGGAATTGGGTATGTAAAAATTCCCGACAGAGAAGAGGATATCGAGGTTGCTTCGCTGTTTCTCAATACCGCACTTCATCGAGATACGGTACGCGTCATTCTCCATCCGCAAACTCCCGGCGAGCGTGTTCAAGGCGAGGTGGTCGAGATACTCACCAGAAATAAAATGGAATATGTTGGTGTTCTCGAACGCCATCAGGATTTTTATTTTCTTGTTCCACAAGATATGCGGATGTATGTCGACATCATTGTTCCCGCTTCAAAAGCGCTCGGTGCGGAACATGGGGAAAAAGTGCTTGTGGCGATTACGAGCTGGAATGATCCCAAAAAAAGCCCTGAAGGCGAAGTGATCAAAGTTATCGGCAAACCCGGCGACAACAATGTCGAGATGGAGGCCATTGTGCTTGATACCGGTCTTCGTCCTGATTTTCCAGAAAAAGCATTAAGAGAAGCTGGAGCAATCAAAAAAAATGAGGAGACGGAGTTTAAACGCGACATTGAGTTACGACGCGATATGCGCAATGTTACCACCTTCACGATCGACCCCGTTGACGCAAAAGACTTCGACGATGCATTGTCGTACCAGAAACTCCCTGATGGAACAATTGAGATCGGCATCCATATCGCTGATGTATCCCATTACTTGCGTCCCGACACTGACTTGGATATAGAAGCGGCGCGCAGGGGTAATTCGATTTATCTTGTCGACCGCACCATCCCCATGCTCCCTGAAGTTCTTTCAAACGACCTTTGCAGTCTCAATCCAAATGAAGACAAGCTCACCTTTGCCGCAATATTTACGTTTGGGAAAGACACGCTTGAGAAGGGCACTCCGCACATTACCAGCGAGTGGTTCGGGAAAACGATCATCAATTCAGATAAACGATTCAGTTATGAAGAGGCGCAAGGTGTACTTGATGACGGGAAGGGGATTTTTTATGACGAGCTTTTGATACTCAATAATCTCGCGAAAAAACTCCGCAAAAAACGCGAGGAGGATGGTGCGCTTTCATTCGAACACGAAGAAGTACGATTTGAACTTGATGCAACTGGCAAACCGCTTCGCGTATACAAAAAAATAATGCAGGATACCAATAAGCTCGTCGAAGAATTCATGCTTCTGGCGAATAAACAGGTAGCGCGTCGTGTTCATGAACTCGGCAAGAAAGAAGAAAAACTTTTCGTCTATCGCGTCCACGACGAGCCGGATCAGGAAAAGATCAGTGACTTGATTGAATTCCTCAACAAGCTTGGCTATAACATTAAGATAAAAAATAAAAATGTGTCATCAAAAGATCTCAATGGGATTTTGAAAATGGCGGAAGGGCGTGCGGAAAAGGATATGATACAGACTGCCGCGGTTCGCTCAATGGCAAAAGCGATCTACTCAACAAAAAATATCGGGCATTACGGCCTTGCATTTGAATACTACACGCACTTCACCTCCCCTATTCGCCGTTATGCGGACGTGATGGTACATCGCTTACTTGAGAGCTATCTCGCGGGCAAGCATCCGTCGCAAGAAGAACTCCGCCGCTATCAGAGCCTTGCAAATTACACATCGCAGACAGAACAACTGGCGACGACCGCAGAACGTACATCAATCAAATACAAGCAGGTTGAATATATGACCGAGCGCGTTGGAAAAACATTTGACGGCGTTATTTCAGGCATAACGCAATGGGGTCTTTATATCGAAGAAAAAGAAACGAAAGCGGAAGGAATGATCCGCCTGCGCGATATGACCGACGACTTCTACGAATTTGATAAAAAACATTTCAGTATGGTGGGACAAAAAAAGAAAAAACGGTACCGCCTCGGCGATGCCGTGAAAGTAAAAGTGAAGCGCGCAAGTCTCGATGAGCGGCAGATTGATTATGTGTTTGTGTAG
- a CDS encoding type II toxin-antitoxin system RelE/ParE family toxin, which translates to MRYDFKGNSIKEFSKLPRKAQLQIKQKLELYMSAPSPLGFAEHLTDFELGEYRFRIGDYRVTFDVENDTAKILKVGHRKDMYR; encoded by the coding sequence ATGAGATACGATTTCAAGGGAAATTCCATTAAAGAATTTTCCAAACTTCCTCGGAAAGCCCAATTGCAAATCAAGCAAAAACTTGAGCTCTACATGTCAGCTCCTTCACCACTTGGTTTTGCAGAGCATCTTACCGATTTTGAGCTCGGAGAATATCGTTTCCGTATTGGAGACTACCGAGTAACCTTTGATGTTGAAAATGATACCGCCAAAATCCTCAAGGTTGGGCATAGAAAGGACATGTATAGGTAG